A region from the Citrobacter telavivensis genome encodes:
- the sppA gene encoding signal peptide peptidase SppA, with translation MRTLWRFIAGFFKWTWRLLNFVREMVLNLFFIFLILVGVGVWMQVSNNNTSDKVGRGALLLDISGVIVDKPSSTSRLSALSRQLLGASSDRLQENSLFDIVNTIRQAKDDRNITGIVMDLKNFAGADQPSMQYIGKALREFRDSGKPVYAVGDNFSQGQYYLASFANKIWLSPQGSVDIHGFATNGLYYKSLLDKLKVSTHVFRVGTYKSAVEPFIRDDMSPAAREADSRWIGELWQNYLNTVAANRQIPAGQVFPGAQGVLDALTKADGDTAKYALDSKLVDALLSSAEVEKALTKQFGWSKAENNYRAISYYDYTLNPPADTGSSIGVVFANGAIMDGEETPGNVGGDTTASQIRDARLDPKVKAIVLRVNSPGGSVTASEVIRSELAAARAAGKPVVVSMGGMAASGGYWISTPASYIVANPSTLTGSIGIFGVINTVENSLDSIGVHTDGVATSPLADISLTKALPPEAQQMMQLSIENGYKRFITLVAQARKSTPEQIDKIAQGHVWTGQDAKANGLVDSLGDFDDAVAKAAELAKLKAWHIDYYQDEPTFFDMVMDGMSGSVRAMLPQAIQAMLPAPLASAASTVKAEGDKLAAFNDPQNRYAFCLTCANVR, from the coding sequence ATGCGAACCCTGTGGCGATTCATTGCCGGTTTTTTTAAATGGACGTGGCGACTGCTTAATTTTGTCCGCGAGATGGTGCTTAACCTGTTCTTTATCTTCCTGATCCTGGTCGGTGTGGGAGTCTGGATGCAGGTCAGCAACAATAATACCAGTGATAAAGTCGGTCGCGGTGCCCTGCTGTTAGATATTTCCGGGGTGATCGTCGATAAACCGTCCAGTACCAGCCGTCTTAGCGCGCTCAGCCGTCAACTGCTGGGCGCCAGCTCCGATCGTCTGCAGGAAAACTCCCTGTTCGATATCGTCAATACCATTCGTCAGGCCAAAGACGATCGCAATATCACCGGTATTGTGATGGATTTGAAAAACTTCGCCGGTGCCGACCAGCCGTCAATGCAGTATATCGGCAAAGCGCTGCGTGAATTCCGCGACAGCGGAAAACCGGTCTATGCCGTCGGCGATAACTTTAGTCAGGGCCAGTATTACCTCGCGAGCTTCGCCAATAAAATCTGGCTGTCGCCGCAGGGCTCGGTCGACATCCACGGTTTTGCCACCAACGGACTCTATTACAAATCCCTGCTGGATAAGCTGAAAGTTTCCACCCACGTGTTCCGCGTTGGAACCTATAAGTCTGCCGTCGAGCCGTTTATTCGTGACGATATGTCGCCTGCGGCCCGGGAAGCAGACAGCCGCTGGATTGGTGAACTGTGGCAGAACTACCTGAATACCGTTGCCGCCAATCGTCAAATCCCGGCAGGGCAAGTCTTCCCTGGCGCACAGGGCGTTCTGGATGCGCTGACGAAAGCCGATGGTGATACAGCGAAGTACGCGCTCGACAGCAAACTGGTCGACGCCCTGCTTTCCAGCGCCGAAGTGGAAAAAGCGCTGACCAAACAGTTTGGCTGGAGCAAAGCCGAAAATAACTATCGCGCGATCAGCTATTACGACTATACGCTCAATCCGCCTGCGGATACGGGCAGCTCCATCGGCGTCGTCTTCGCCAACGGGGCCATCATGGATGGTGAAGAAACGCCGGGGAACGTCGGCGGGGATACCACCGCCTCGCAAATTCGCGATGCACGTCTGGATCCGAAAGTGAAAGCCATTGTCCTGCGCGTAAACAGCCCTGGCGGCAGCGTGACGGCCTCGGAAGTGATTCGCTCAGAACTGGCCGCCGCGCGCGCTGCCGGCAAACCGGTGGTGGTGTCGATGGGCGGAATGGCAGCGTCTGGTGGTTACTGGATCTCCACGCCGGCCAGCTACATTGTGGCCAACCCGAGCACGCTGACCGGTTCGATTGGTATCTTCGGGGTGATTAACACCGTCGAAAATAGCCTTGATTCAATTGGTGTGCACACCGACGGCGTGGCCACCTCACCGCTGGCCGATATTTCGCTGACCAAGGCCCTGCCGCCGGAAGCGCAGCAAATGATGCAACTGAGCATTGAGAACGGCTATAAGCGTTTTATCACCCTGGTCGCTCAGGCGCGTAAATCTACGCCTGAGCAGATTGATAAAATTGCGCAGGGCCACGTCTGGACCGGCCAGGACGCCAAAGCGAACGGTCTGGTCGACAGCCTTGGCGACTTCGACGATGCGGTCGCTAAAGCGGCTGAACTGGCGAAGCTCAAGGCGTGGCATATCGACTATTATCAGGATGAGCCGACCTTCTTCGATATGGTAATGGACGGCATGTCAGGCTCCGTTCGCGCCATGCTGCCGCAGGCGATTCAGGCAATGCTCCCTGCACCGCTGGCCTCAGCGGCCAGTACGGTCAAAGCGGAAGGCGATAAGCTCGCCGCATTCAACGATCCGCAAAACCGTTATGCGTTCTGTCTGACCTGCGCTAACGTGCGTTAA
- a CDS encoding PTS glucose transporter subunit IIB → MSKLFAGAQNLGKSFMLPIAVLPAAGLLLGFGGVFTNPVTLSTYPLLNNELFQAIFTVMKLCGSVVFDNLALLFAVGIAVGMARSDKGTAGLAAVLCFIVMNKAINACLLLSGTLAVDNLTAAGQASVMGITTLQTGVMGGIMSGLLAYWVQKRFGKTELPNLLAFFSGSRFVPIVSSFFAIFLGVALFWVWPHIQMGITHLGGLVEKTGYVGTLFYGMILKCLIPLGLHHLFYLPFWLTSVGGETMVNGHLVEGTQKIFFAQLTDPSVTQYYIGVSRFMAGRFADFMFGLPGAALAIYHSARPENRKKVASLMLSAALTAFVTGITEPLEFAFMFCAPLLYGVHIVLTGVAFMLTHILQITVGQTFSGGLIDFLLFGVLQGNAKTNWVLMLPLGAVMFCLYYFTFRFLINWRQLKTPGREEEMEETVAVAGDERAAGIVQALGGRENIVQVDCCATRLRVTVKNPQHVAVEAFKALGSRGAFIRGEGVQVVYGPHVTLIKNEVEEFIGS, encoded by the coding sequence ATGAGCAAATTGTTTGCTGGAGCACAAAACCTGGGTAAGTCGTTCATGTTGCCGATTGCGGTCCTCCCTGCGGCCGGGCTGCTGCTGGGATTTGGCGGTGTGTTTACCAATCCGGTGACCCTGTCGACCTACCCGCTTCTGAACAATGAACTGTTTCAGGCTATTTTTACCGTAATGAAACTTTGTGGCAGCGTGGTCTTTGATAATCTGGCGCTGTTGTTTGCCGTGGGTATCGCGGTCGGAATGGCGCGAAGCGACAAAGGTACTGCGGGACTGGCTGCCGTACTCTGTTTTATCGTCATGAATAAAGCGATCAACGCCTGTTTACTCCTTTCCGGGACACTGGCGGTCGACAATCTGACGGCGGCAGGTCAGGCCAGCGTCATGGGCATCACCACGCTGCAAACAGGGGTGATGGGCGGGATCATGAGCGGGTTGCTGGCGTATTGGGTACAAAAACGTTTTGGTAAAACTGAACTGCCGAATCTGCTGGCTTTTTTTAGTGGTTCACGTTTTGTACCGATTGTCAGTTCGTTTTTTGCCATTTTCCTCGGCGTCGCGTTGTTCTGGGTCTGGCCGCATATTCAGATGGGGATCACCCATCTTGGTGGACTGGTTGAAAAAACCGGCTACGTCGGCACGCTGTTCTACGGCATGATCCTCAAATGTCTTATCCCATTAGGATTACATCATCTTTTTTATCTTCCGTTCTGGTTAACCAGCGTCGGCGGCGAAACGATGGTGAACGGGCACCTGGTAGAAGGAACGCAGAAAATCTTCTTTGCGCAACTGACCGATCCGTCCGTCACGCAATACTATATCGGCGTGTCACGCTTTATGGCGGGACGCTTCGCGGATTTCATGTTCGGTCTGCCCGGTGCTGCGCTTGCCATCTATCACTCTGCACGTCCTGAGAACCGAAAAAAAGTGGCGAGTCTGATGCTGTCTGCTGCACTTACCGCCTTTGTTACCGGGATCACCGAACCGCTGGAGTTCGCCTTCATGTTCTGCGCGCCGTTGCTGTATGGCGTTCATATCGTACTGACCGGCGTTGCTTTTATGCTGACCCACATCCTGCAAATTACCGTTGGGCAAACCTTCTCCGGCGGCTTAATTGATTTCCTGTTGTTCGGGGTGTTACAGGGCAATGCCAAAACTAACTGGGTGCTGATGCTGCCGTTGGGGGCGGTGATGTTCTGTCTTTACTACTTCACGTTCCGCTTCCTGATCAACTGGCGTCAGTTGAAAACGCCAGGTCGCGAAGAGGAAATGGAAGAGACGGTTGCAGTGGCGGGTGACGAACGTGCCGCGGGTATCGTGCAGGCGCTGGGCGGCAGAGAGAATATTGTTCAGGTGGATTGCTGCGCCACGCGACTGCGCGTCACCGTTAAAAATCCTCAGCATGTTGCGGTCGAAGCATTTAAGGCGCTGGGCAGTCGTGGCGCGTTTATCCGGGGGGAAGGCGTCCAGGTGGTCTACGGTCCGCACGTCACGCTGATTAAGAACGAAGTTGAAGAATTTATTGGTTCATAA
- a CDS encoding anaerobic sulfatase maturase, with translation MNRFFHLMAKPVSYQCNIACDYCFYLEKEQGTLKPGKASRHMDDVTLEAFVRQYIEANPGSEIEFTWQGGEPTLAGISFYEKALQLQKKYAGGKRISNSLQTNGVLIDEEWAQFLAENDFLVGLSVDGPAWLHDTWRKTRSGHSVFSKVINAMSLLRQYHVAVNVLSVVNNVTAEHPQEIYRFLTHDLGAEFVQFIPAVEQRPVNEMYGELLYPQSLSGRTITEWSVSGEQWGRFINGVFDVWVREDVGRVYVQLFDSALAAWLGEKPSLCVMQSSCGFGLVVEQNGDVYSCDHYVYPEHRLGNLRRDSLAKMATSKQQRKFGMVKTQVAAECERCEWRFACHGGCPKHRIHKRGERWHNHLCDGYKAIFSHLNPYMRFMAEQIQHQRPPAAIMQVAASIAVREAESPGMHNNGQITAGSDIQK, from the coding sequence ATGAACCGTTTTTTTCATCTGATGGCAAAACCCGTCAGCTACCAATGCAATATTGCCTGCGACTACTGCTTTTACCTGGAAAAAGAACAAGGGACGCTCAAACCCGGTAAAGCGTCGCGGCATATGGATGATGTCACACTGGAAGCTTTTGTCCGGCAATACATTGAGGCCAATCCTGGATCAGAAATTGAGTTTACCTGGCAAGGTGGTGAACCGACCCTTGCGGGTATCTCCTTTTACGAGAAGGCGTTACAGCTTCAAAAAAAGTATGCAGGCGGAAAACGCATCAGCAACAGCCTGCAAACGAACGGCGTGTTGATTGATGAAGAATGGGCTCAGTTTCTGGCGGAGAATGACTTTCTGGTGGGATTATCTGTTGACGGACCAGCCTGGTTACATGACACCTGGCGTAAAACCCGCAGCGGGCACTCTGTATTTAGCAAAGTGATCAACGCTATGTCACTTTTGCGCCAGTACCATGTTGCAGTAAATGTCCTCAGCGTAGTTAACAACGTCACGGCTGAACATCCGCAGGAGATTTATCGATTTCTGACCCACGATCTGGGTGCTGAATTCGTGCAGTTCATTCCCGCCGTAGAACAACGTCCGGTGAATGAAATGTACGGCGAACTGCTCTATCCGCAGTCCTTGTCAGGACGCACTATCACTGAATGGTCGGTGTCAGGTGAACAATGGGGACGATTTATCAACGGCGTTTTTGATGTGTGGGTTCGAGAGGATGTGGGTCGGGTTTACGTGCAGTTATTTGACAGCGCACTTGCCGCGTGGCTAGGAGAGAAGCCGTCGCTTTGCGTGATGCAGTCCTCCTGCGGATTTGGCCTGGTTGTCGAACAGAACGGCGATGTCTACAGTTGCGATCACTATGTTTATCCGGAACACCGACTGGGCAACTTGCGCCGTGACAGCCTGGCGAAAATGGCGACCAGCAAGCAGCAGCGTAAATTCGGCATGGTGAAAACACAAGTTGCCGCAGAGTGTGAGCGCTGCGAATGGCGCTTTGCCTGCCATGGCGGTTGCCCGAAGCATCGAATCCATAAACGTGGTGAACGATGGCACAATCACCTCTGTGACGGATATAAAGCGATTTTCAGCCACTTAAATCCTTATATGCGTTTCATGGCGGAACAAATTCAGCACCAGCGACCACCAGCGGCCATTATGCAAGTGGCCGCCAGTATCGCCGTCCGGGAAGCTGAGTCCCCGGGAATGCACAATAACGGCCAGATAACAGCCGGATCTGACATTCAGAAATAA
- a CDS encoding sulfatase-like hydrolase/transferase gives MKAVMLMFDTLTRNHLAPYGGDAITPNFTRLAQESAQFDNFYVGSMPCMPARRELHTGRYNFLHRSWGPLEPFDFSAFQTLRQAGIHTHLVTDHKHYWRDGGATYHPRYSTFEFIRGQEGDSWKGQVEKPLIHWQGREDEETLRRRSGRMIQDLINRAAMPTQEEHFTHRTISAGIEFLETNRHQDNWLLQIECFDPHEPFFVPEKYLAQYGCKPEEFDGWVPYYCGAPGSANDDKVRKFYQALITMCDDYLGQVMDKLKALDLWEDTLFIVCTDHGFLLGEHQWWGKNIMPVYNEIANTPFFIRDPRCNAEGVRRSALAQTIDIPATLLEYFGVPLPSSMTGRPLRPAVESDSPVRDYALYGYFGGHINITDGQSVYMRCPREEGNAGLYEYTLMPTRIDSMFKPGELNNIRIHPGFDFTQGAQLMQIPATFGYLNPWRFGDKLFELSGDPQQKDSLHDSERAFHLAQAMKQLMQDHDAPPELYARFELDVLSRAREASFTLRRENGNNHCETPGVQEALRFVLSAFADQAQQVLAHFAEGHLFTEADILALIDQHFAGDRHKALIYQTRLLLRTE, from the coding sequence ATGAAAGCAGTTATGTTGATGTTTGATACGCTGACCCGTAATCATCTTGCGCCATATGGTGGAGATGCGATCACGCCGAATTTCACTCGCCTGGCGCAGGAGTCAGCGCAGTTTGACAACTTCTACGTCGGCAGTATGCCGTGTATGCCCGCACGACGTGAACTGCATACCGGGCGTTATAACTTTTTGCATCGCAGTTGGGGCCCGCTGGAACCTTTCGATTTCTCGGCTTTTCAGACGCTGCGTCAGGCGGGCATTCACACGCATCTGGTGACCGATCACAAGCATTACTGGCGTGACGGCGGGGCGACCTATCATCCACGTTACTCCACCTTTGAATTTATTCGTGGTCAGGAAGGCGACAGTTGGAAAGGTCAGGTGGAGAAACCTCTTATTCACTGGCAGGGTAGAGAAGACGAAGAGACATTGCGTCGTCGTAGCGGGAGGATGATCCAGGATTTGATTAATCGTGCCGCTATGCCCACGCAAGAGGAACACTTCACCCACCGCACCATCAGCGCAGGTATCGAGTTTCTGGAGACCAATCGGCATCAGGATAACTGGCTATTGCAGATTGAGTGCTTCGATCCCCACGAACCGTTTTTCGTACCAGAGAAGTATCTGGCTCAATATGGTTGCAAGCCGGAAGAATTTGATGGTTGGGTGCCCTATTATTGCGGTGCTCCGGGCAGTGCGAATGATGACAAGGTCAGAAAATTTTACCAGGCATTGATCACCATGTGTGATGACTACCTCGGACAGGTGATGGACAAACTGAAGGCGTTGGATCTGTGGGAGGATACGCTGTTTATCGTCTGTACCGATCATGGCTTCCTGTTGGGTGAGCACCAGTGGTGGGGCAAAAACATCATGCCGGTGTACAACGAAATAGCCAACACGCCGTTTTTTATTCGCGATCCGCGTTGTAATGCAGAAGGTGTAAGGCGTAGCGCACTGGCTCAGACGATAGATATCCCCGCGACATTACTGGAGTACTTCGGGGTTCCCTTACCGTCGTCAATGACCGGAAGGCCGTTACGTCCGGCAGTCGAGAGCGATTCTCCGGTGCGCGATTATGCGCTGTATGGCTATTTTGGCGGCCATATCAATATCACCGACGGTCAGTCTGTGTACATGCGCTGCCCGCGTGAAGAGGGCAACGCAGGACTGTACGAGTACACGCTGATGCCGACGCGAATCGACAGCATGTTTAAACCCGGTGAATTAAACAATATTCGCATCCATCCGGGGTTTGATTTTACCCAGGGTGCGCAACTGATGCAGATCCCGGCGACGTTCGGCTATCTGAATCCGTGGCGTTTTGGCGATAAGCTTTTCGAACTGTCCGGCGATCCGCAACAGAAAGATTCTCTGCACGACAGTGAGCGTGCATTTCATCTGGCGCAGGCGATGAAGCAATTGATGCAGGATCATGATGCACCGCCGGAACTTTACGCCCGTTTCGAACTTGACGTGCTATCCCGTGCCAGGGAGGCGTCTTTTACACTACGCAGAGAAAACGGCAATAATCACTGTGAAACGCCAGGCGTGCAGGAAGCATTGCGGTTTGTGCTGTCGGCATTTGCAGACCAGGCGCAACAAGTGCTGGCGCATTTCGCCGAAGGGCATCTGTTCACCGAAGCCGATATCTTAGCGCTTATTGACCAGCATTTTGCGGGTGACAGGCACAAAGCCTTGATCTATCAGACCCGGCTGTTGCTGAGAACGGAATAA
- a CDS encoding aldose epimerase, producing the protein MIWQLENPRFCVDINASGAELTRIWDRRQNREWLWQATPGVWNNSATQLFPVTGRLIHQGVWEGADFYALPDHGFLRHQTFTCVERCHDWLTLEAMATDKTLSVWPWRWRIQVTFSLDDTGIRVCQRVFNDDVRPFWFSLGWHPGFSLPITRPGWQVEFVGKPVHGPFYTRDRTLVVPDNPPETWRFLLTAECFKSGAVYFGNSQEQRVIVRSPQGQIALTLETGMQGWLVLWGVPGSDLLCIEPLAGTTDDPEFQGQVMNKRGMRCLVPGECQCFETRVGFAVDE; encoded by the coding sequence ATGATCTGGCAACTGGAAAATCCGCGTTTTTGTGTCGATATCAACGCATCAGGCGCAGAACTGACTCGCATCTGGGATCGTCGACAGAACAGAGAGTGGTTATGGCAAGCCACGCCCGGCGTCTGGAATAACAGCGCAACGCAATTGTTTCCGGTGACCGGGCGTTTGATCCACCAGGGAGTGTGGGAGGGGGCAGACTTTTATGCGCTGCCTGACCACGGTTTTTTGCGCCATCAAACGTTTACCTGCGTGGAGCGATGCCACGACTGGCTAACACTGGAAGCTATGGCGACGGATAAAACGCTTTCTGTCTGGCCCTGGCGGTGGCGAATTCAGGTGACATTTTCGCTGGACGATACGGGGATCCGCGTTTGTCAGCGGGTATTTAATGATGACGTTCGTCCGTTTTGGTTTTCACTCGGCTGGCATCCCGGTTTTTCCTTACCGATAACCAGACCTGGCTGGCAAGTGGAATTTGTAGGCAAGCCAGTCCATGGACCGTTTTACACTCGCGACAGAACCCTTGTCGTTCCTGATAATCCACCTGAGACGTGGCGTTTTCTCTTAACCGCAGAATGTTTTAAATCTGGTGCCGTTTATTTTGGCAACAGTCAGGAGCAGAGAGTCATTGTGCGCTCCCCGCAAGGCCAGATCGCGCTGACGCTGGAAACGGGTATGCAGGGGTGGCTGGTGCTGTGGGGCGTTCCGGGAAGCGATCTGCTCTGCATTGAGCCGTTGGCAGGAACGACGGACGATCCTGAATTTCAGGGACAGGTGATGAATAAGCGAGGAATGCG
- a CDS encoding NAD(P)H nitroreductase, with product MDALELLVNRRSASRLAEPAPAGEQLQNILRAGMRAPDHKTLQPWHFFVIEGEGRERFSAVLEKGAIAAGSDDKGIEKARTAPFRAPLIITVVAKCDENHKVPVWEQEMSAGCAVMAMQMAAIAQGFGGIWRTGALTDSPVVRDAFDCRTQDKIVGFLYLGTPQLKASTTINVPDTAPFVSYF from the coding sequence ATGGATGCACTTGAATTACTTGTTAACCGCCGCAGCGCTTCTCGCCTGGCCGAGCCTGCACCTGCCGGTGAGCAATTGCAAAATATTCTCCGCGCGGGGATGCGCGCGCCGGATCATAAGACCCTGCAACCGTGGCATTTCTTCGTCATTGAAGGCGAAGGGCGCGAACGCTTCAGCGCGGTGCTGGAGAAGGGGGCAATTGCCGCCGGGAGCGATGATAAAGGGATCGAAAAAGCGCGCACCGCGCCGTTTCGCGCGCCGCTTATCATCACCGTGGTCGCGAAATGTGACGAAAATCATAAGGTCCCGGTCTGGGAACAGGAAATGTCCGCTGGCTGTGCGGTGATGGCGATGCAAATGGCGGCTATCGCGCAAGGCTTCGGCGGTATCTGGCGTACCGGGGCGCTAACCGACAGCCCGGTGGTGCGCGACGCGTTTGACTGCCGCACGCAGGATAAGATCGTCGGCTTCCTCTATCTCGGTACGCCGCAACTGAAAGCCTCCACCACCATTAACGTGCCGGACACCGCGCCGTTTGTCAGTTATTTCTGA